In Nocardioides bizhenqiangii, the DNA window CGGGCCGGATGGGCAACTTCATGAAACCGCACTTCGCCTTCGCAGACGAGGCCCGGCTGGTCTTCCGCGACGGTCGGCAGGTGTGGGGCGCGTTGGCGCTCTTCCGGGGCGGCGACGACCGGCCGTTCGACCAGCGCGAGGTCGACTTCCTCGCCTCCCTCTCGAGTCCGTTCGCCCAGGGCGTCCGCACCGGCGTGCTGTCGCGGCTCATCGACGCTCCCCCGCCGCCGGCCGTTCGCGGCGGTCCCGCGGTGGTGGTCGTCGGCGCCGACGACGAGATCGTCTCGATGAGCCTCGACGCCGAGGCTCGGCTGTCGGAGCTGGTCGAGGGCGAGGCCGCGGGCGACCCGGTGACCCCCGTCTCGTCGCTGGTGGGTGCCGCCCGGCGCTATGCCCGAGGAGAGACCACCGTGCCGCCGCGGAGCCGCGTCCGCACCCGCAGCGGCATGTGGCTGGTGCTCCACGCCGGACCGCTGCTCTCACGCGACGGTCGTCAGGGTGACGTCGTGATCACCATCGAGGAGGCTCGTCCGCCGGAGATCGTGGGCCTGGTCGTCGCGGCGTTCGGTCTCACCGCACGCGAGCG includes these proteins:
- a CDS encoding helix-turn-helix transcriptional regulator, translated to MPSGLTAARVRQDIDVVARAGLDLDNFLAESVESISRAVPWVAACIATHDPSTHLLTSARKYGHLRDRNTHDHEFGIIEYGTVEPTAFTELAAADSPAAGVHLVTEGDIERSGRMGNFMKPHFAFADEARLVFRDGRQVWGALALFRGGDDRPFDQREVDFLASLSSPFAQGVRTGVLSRLIDAPPPPAVRGGPAVVVVGADDEIVSMSLDAEARLSELVEGEAAGDPVTPVSSLVGAARRYARGETTVPPRSRVRTRSGMWLVLHAGPLLSRDGRQGDVVITIEEARPPEIVGLVVAAFGLTARERDVTQLVLQGVDTKEVAATLHLSTYTVQDHLKAVFEKAGVRSRRELIARIYFDQYVPRMGAELGPSGWFA